A region of the Nothobranchius furzeri strain GRZ-AD chromosome 13, NfurGRZ-RIMD1, whole genome shotgun sequence genome:
cccaacagcctctgcaaaactgcttgagcagctgctggtcggcgtcactggaggaaattccattcctctgaataactaggtttaacaaggtgtataacctctgaaagtaatcggaaggtttttcaccactgtcctggtttgtgtttaagaagcgagcaaagagctcgtcgccgtcttcgacagctgcgtaagctgaatcgagatgttcaaggtacgtttccgggtcggattttggactaagagctttaacgatgctcactgctggggctgacagactctccacgattcttcgtacaatttgggacttggtgagtgaaggatcatttatgcataaaactacactactacgccaagtatcatagtcagtttcaaaagaagggtgtggaactcgccctgagaacggttttagtctgtattgtgaagtaggcggagggataacctcactgcttttaacaatgtgttccacaataactcgctgaacctcaggtgtgtttaaaagatttggtggaatgcaagggttttgttttccagtctctgtaggtggacaattgtcctttgagttgttcatatagttaacttctggtgttaaaggcagggaatatgtaacttggtcactatggagcattggctctggttcagtgactggttcagatgcatgggtatcccttcctaaagattccccaatttttgccagttcctccattagaaggtctttaaatgattgattgctacgcgcagctatgtccctgagctctgacagataggcatcagtggcagatgtgctagtttctagactgtacgcgctggctaggtcttgaatatgaaagaaaacatctgggttcctagtacaaggtttgtcatagggtaaacattgtttctttaattccttaacagtggcttcatgttgaaactccacaataatctgatcacagtttggtaacttaatgcgcctgttaactggtccgaatccttccataaacccaaagacttcgttatcaaggtctgtatcagttaacccactgattaaaacagcatttgaaactttgaccttttctgttttcacaacttccattttaaaacactcaaaagtaccaataatgccaaaatggcaaaccactgtgacctccaggcactcttatgatgtcagtcaatggttagctaaggtaacaactctacaattctcctggctggctcgccaagttttatgtaaccggattacaggatacaataagataattaaaagaaaaaataaacaaatgggccaataattaggttcggggagaattggaggttgtttaagaatgactggagtcacgggtatagcatgaaacggtttatatactaaattttaataataatgggaaatataacacataaagataacacacaaaaacagatgaaaacaatcgacaatagtaaaatgctcggtatgagatttgatcatatgagtcacaagtcagccggcgtcaagtcaaatccccacgcttggggtgaaagtcagagtccggtggtgtgattttttcctaccgcaccgttgagattgttcacagaagagagcagtctgctcttcagttacttgagatgtcctggttcgttcagtggttaaggctcgccatctccctcgtcaggaagaaatccagttctcgttccaagtgagtgatcataggagtcgggatcaaacccaaggaaaaaaaaaaaccccagcctgtaaacaacaggactgttagcgagttggcatcgacccttctcgtcacatcacagcataaagtcttacagacttaaacaaatgcttcactctattggcatagccaatcatgtttgggttcacagttcaactaacataacatcaatttgattgtctattaaaataattctcagtagctctggaaatataattacatatgacaacaattgttcagctcaataggctcagttagattctattactctacactattcaacaagaaatacattcatgacaacaaggatacatttagttgtgtttctatacagcattgtgacaccttgtatatctgtaacacaataaataaataaataaataaataaataaataaataaataaataaataaataaataaaatgttctataacaaaattcaacaaaatataaattctggtcctttggtccacctttgtaaaataattcctccctaatcagttagcttttatttatttttatttatctattttttttattattaaatgtttggttaagggacgcattgctaattctatggcgttagctataacgcccctgaggaccttgtacatctaggccgtaccaccgttaactggcggtttgagccgttaactcctgggaatcccatatgccgtaccgccgttaactggcggtttgagccgttaactcctatatgccctaccaccgttaactggtagtttgagatgttaactcctgggatctaacgtctagcagcccactgctgtcacctcggttgctgtaattagctttttgaatttaataatttactgaatttaatctcattcactcaccaacgcgctccaacggttccctcctacagaggattggttcactcggtcgtctccacacaaatctataagaatggaattaatttgataagctatttaagtttccttttttttttttttaagttgcatcgttagctttttctcttcttttttctttactcaccgcgttggttccaagttcctagctcttattagaaggagtcaagtccgcctctccctctatctatgcggcacccaaatcggggttcttcacggcctcgaccgttgtttttttttctctctctctctctctctaaccgctcagtctttgctttctgtatctgcgtgctgcacagccgtttgtctctcctctcgctcagctgcgtcgcacggttttatttcgcggaggcgggacttatttctctcagccaatgaaatttcagattcccacctggaccaatagtatacagctttcctcttctgtttctgttagtgatgttcaagattcttgttttaaccgatgtttaatattaaactcgttattttagttattcacccttccaataatttattatgaaattatctattagttaattagatatctattaattagtattgttaatttccttaatttatattttatattttatctaaattgaggatggatcatattagtaagccaattagttaatacctcattaaggttctagcttctgggttacatcaacAAAATTATTTTTCTAAACATTTGAAAACAAATGTGTTCTGGACTGTGAAAAATCATAGTCAAAATGGGTACATCAAAAcaatcaggaaaaaaaaacagcaaaaaaccAACGAGAAAAGAAAAATCAATTGATGAAAGACAAAAATAAGGTGAAAACAAACTTAACAAAATACTAAGTATGAGACTGAAAATAAATACAatattgacaaaaagaagcagcATGCAAACTGAAAACAATCTGAAATGaactgaaaaaatatttttaggaGGTAAAACATTGCAGAagtttttcaaagtcatataagATACACACATGCAAAAACGTGACTCAATGTTTACTGACACCAAAATTGAAAGAGGAAACCTacaatgtccatccatccatccatccattttcaagagcttatctggggtcgggtcgtgggTGCAGCAGCCAAAGCagggaggcctagacttccctctccccagccacttgggccagctcctccaggagaatcccaaggagttccctagccagccgtgagacatagtccctccagcctgtcctgggtctctctttaggtgtcctcctggttggacgtgtccggaaaacacggaggcatccaggagacatcctaatcagatgcccgagccacctcaactggctcctctcgatgtggaggaacagcagatctactctgaacccctcctggatgaccgaacttctcaccctatctccaaggtaGAGCCCAGTCAccatgtggagaaaactcattttagccgcttGCATCCATGATCTACGAACATAAATTCAACTGTTTAGACACAAAACCAAGTGTGGGTTCTTCTGTGTTGTCAGGTTTTTCTATGGTTGCTATCTTTAAATTTCAATATTTCTGACACTCGAAACGTTTTAACTGAAAATAGCTTGAAGTAGACTCAAGAAATCAATTGTGGCTGGCTGCAGCCTGGGTCAAACTGGCCGTCACCTTTCCTTGTTCTTTTCCTCACTGAGGAGAGTCACTTGGAGGGTACTTCAAGTTACAGCAATCACTTTAACTTTACCACCGTTGTATTTCAATAAAAACAATGAGGGAgtgatttaattttaatttgatgtaTCTATAAAAAGCAGAGAAATGGTACAGAGGACAAAAACAGGCCTGGACTCTTTGGATAGCCTCCAGAAGGTGACTCTAAATCTGCTTACATTATGCAATCACTCTCTTCAGGGCTTCCCACACCTTGGTTACCCTGTCATCTTAGAATCCCTGAGAGGATGAAAACCAGCAAACAATAACTGAAGCATGGCTGCGCCACGCCCATGCCACCTGAACAGATATGGGGTTAGACCCGTGCCAAAACCCGTGCATGCAGAATCCGCGTGCACAGGTCCACATCAcgcatgtgaacgggactcgcgagtgaaaatatacatggcgagaggtcatttgtgcactgagagggagcaaactgtgtctgtgagcgcacaaggatgtgcacaagtgacaaacctgcgtgcgcgcgttgtcaacgagcacacggcagaggaaaacgtgcgcgctcggcagcctctctgcgcgctcggtttctgactcctgctcgctcggctgtaagggtttttggcactctggaggcgtggcctgtggcagatcttctctgtcctctgattggttagttttccccgcactttaccctctacctatctatataaaaaagtctgatattcagtattattcagctgggagagcgggtgactctccccccggaggatccaggttcgagttcgGGCAAGAAAAAtagagtagatgtcatgttaatttttcctaattcctgtgatattattttacagttgtgaccgttcaactgtcattaaacgtccgaatgtttgctgggcagtgttttaaaaagtgcacataagctagatggttttaaccatataaaattatattttttgttatactggaaaaatacatactgaaataaaactactgattgaaaactttatgactgtggttgtacaatatatgagtcactgaagtaatattacaactttgacagaatgcaaattctctctctctctctctctctctctctctctctctctctctctctctctctctctctctctctctctctctctctctctggaagccccactctaagggcctttgcagtgtattagtgaagatctgccacagaccacgcctccagagtgccaaaaccccttaacagccgagcgagcggagtcagaaaccgagtgcgcaaagaggctgccgagcgcgcagagaggctgccgcgcgcacacATTTTCCTCTGCCGTATGTTCGTTGGCAACACGCGCACGCAGGTttttcacttgtgcacatccttgtgtgctcacagagacagtttgctccctctcagtgctcaaatgacctctcgccatgtatattttcactcgcgagtcccgttcacacgcgcgtgcACGAGTTTTGGCACGGGTCTAACCCCATAAACAGATAATGAATTCCTTGGGTGTTTGTGCTTGAATAGGTGAttatgaaaattgacaaacaattCCAATGTACTAAGTCATAGGGAAGTGAGAGTCACACTAAGAGGACAAACATTCATGGATGTACTTCGACGAAACGGCTCTCCCTCTGGCTTGTCTCCACATCTGAGATAAACAGGGATATGTAACTCCAACAATGTTTGGAACACATCCATGACTTAGTTGTCAAACAATGAGGATTGTTTTAGCTGGTGCAACTCTGTATGAAATTTCTTTATGAAACATTGAATTCTATCTATTTGGTATCTATGTATGGTGGTGTGAATAATGACCTTAGGCTTTGAAAAATCAACTCATCCAGTCTACCTCGTACTTGGCTGAAAATTCAAAATCGATTCAGAATCAGAATATTTATCTCATccctcaacacattctcacacccaaagtggcTGAAACTAAGGACCAAGCATGTGTTTTTGATGCGTTGGGAGCCCTAATGCGTCGAGAGGCGACGCACTGTGCCAGGGTGTCTCTTTCCGACGCCCTCGCAAAAACGAACATTTCatggacatttaacctctaacatcTAGCGATTTAACGTTTCCCATgcacctatcctaaccttaacccagtttctcattctaaatttctcgttaaccatgtttgagaggaacgagacaacaagaaacaaagttttgcatgtgtaAAAGGGTTAAGGATAGGATggtggtgaggggaaggttaatatgcaagagggtaaaggtcacagttcGCTAAAGTCTCCGTTTTACCACGGACGTCGGAaagagacgctctggcacagcgcgtcacctccCGCCACATTGGGGctcccaacgcgtcggaaacaaatgcttggtcacccttcaaaagttttagccgctttgggtgtgagaatgtgttgccagtATTAACTGATCACTTCTGGAAATTTACCATTTTTCAAAATGTAACAATTTAATATTTCCTCTATTACACTGTCAAAAAGCAGCGTGACTGTACTTCCGTGGGGTAAACACAAGGGGAGTTGGTTCTGCTGAAAATGCCTTGCTGTAAGCTATTTCCCCTCTAATAAGTTAATGCAACACCAGGACTTTACTCTGACATTTTGACAAAAACCAGCTTCTTCTTAGTAAGGCGATGGCCAACTTTGGTCTCCTAGCAACCAGTACTGAGGAAAGTTGGTAGGTCTGTGCCTATCTATTGTTTTTTCACGCTGAACTCTTATGGTGAGGGCCGTACATGATGCCTGAAGAAATGTGTACAATAAACAGCACAGATTCTCAAGGCCATGATTACATTCTAATCTCAGAccagaatggtaaatggcctgcatttttaCAGAATCGTTAAATTAATCTAAATTATGTTCGATTTCTGTACAAACATGttattcaaacaaataaaaatgtttttacattGTAAAATACATTTTATGTCATATGGATTCCCTATGTGATGTGTTTAGATGCAAACAGGGTCTAGACTTTAAGAATGACTGGTTCAGGATTTTTACTTAAACCAGAAACAAGCTAATGATTGATTGATCCAAACATATTTCTTAATCTGAAAGTGCATTAATAAAACACGCAGGCTGAAGTTGTTGGTATCATTTCCAATGTAAAGCAGCTGCTGGCTGAACTGCTTTCTAACATTGTCAGCTTCACTGCAGGGTAATTTGACCTTTAACCTACGAGTTTTCTAGCCTCTACAAATTCAGATAAAATTGTCCACTGAACCAAAGGCATACACAGGTCACTGGAGTTTTCTATCCTCTCACCGGGATGAAAACAATCCCTGTATGCCTCAGAGGCTAAACGAGAATGGGAAAAAATCAACCACTAGGAGATAAAAAGTCAGGCTGTGAGACGAAGGGACGAGGATGGTAGGAATCAGGCTCAGGGAGGAAATACCGAGGCAATTTTAGCAGCCCTAGTTTCCTCCACAAAATGATCGCTAAATGGAAAAATAATGGAGGTGGCATCATTGGCCTCCTAGCATTGTGCTATTAGTATGCCGGTGACatggagcggggagaccagcagcAGTTATGTATTTTTGCAAGTATGCATATAATTTATTGTGGGGAACACAATTTACATGGGTAGTCAATGCCTGTTTTATGGGCTCACAAATAGATGCATGAACTGAAGCATATAATGGTGGAGCAGCAGGCAAATACATTCTAAATCTACCAAATGTGTTCTGCAGAAAATGTAACTCAGGAATATAAAACAAATTAATTTTTGCATGTTGCATGTTTTGGGTTTTGATTTAGGATTTTAATTGGAGAGATTTGCTTGCCTGCTAAGTGGGCCAGTtgcgtgtgtgtcagtatgttgaCACACTTGACTCTTTCCCTACATTTAAATAAAGAAGCTTGTGAAACTAAAATATGTGGAACCAAAAACACTCCAAAGTTAAAGATTGAGTTAGATGAAACCAGCTCACTAAAATCGGGTTTAcacaaaacaaagtaaaatgtgttttgttctcATTGGAAATGCCCGACAAATACTAAAAGATTTGATCAAAGTCTGAAGTAACCACAGTGATGAAAAATAAAACCAACACACATTCAGGGCCATTCCACCGAATGGGTGCCATTTCCATCCATTTCCGTCCCCAGGAGGTTTTTTGAATCAAGGTGCATGAAAATTTACGGGTAAATAATTTTTGTTATTAAACAAAAGGTCCTGCATAAGTATCTGAGTGTAAATTTAACATTAATCTTGGGCAAGAATAATAGAAAGTACtttgaacactgaaaaaacatttcagtGCATGTATTTTTCACCTGTCCCTGATCTTTAACATTACTCTTAGAGTGAAATATAATTAATAAAATCCCCCCcaaatttatcttttttttgcatttttgcgTGACTCTATATCCTGTCTATGTTTCACAAATACTTTTTTCAAAACAATTTTATACTTTATTTGTTAAAATACACATTTTAGTTGTGTCCCTAGGTTTACACTCAGTCCTGTTACCCAAATACATTACCCcatctgttttattttgaaaattccaaAGGTGACCCATACAACAGGAAGTTGCATCATAAGGATCTTCAAAAGGCCATGGGAAGACCAAAAGTAAGGTCTCTCATTCATTTTTCTGTCTATTTAATAATATATTAGCTGTAAATGACGAGGTCAATCTCAACATACTGTCCTGTTACTTTAATTATATCTTACttaccatttgtttattttaaaaatacacatttttggtAAATCACTAGATTGTGCTTTATGTCCTCATGCTATTAGCAACGATGTGATGTGGCTATATTTGGTGTATTTGCTAACTCTATGCTAAAAACTCAGTCCTGTTACTTTCAGTCCTGTTACCCATATGAGAAGTAACAGGACTGAGTAATGGTAACAGGGCTGAGTAGAGTTCATTGATGAAGTGATAATTTTTTAGATAgaatatattattattttacactattgacttgattttatttatttatttatttattattttacttttacACTTGACATTGCAGAGGTTGTGATCTAAGATCAGTTTTGTAATGTGACTTTAATGCTTGCAGGGAGCAAAGCCACCACATAGTGCAGCAGAAAAGCAGCGGCTCTATCGGGCTCGACGTGATGCCGACCCAGAGCGGAGGGAAAGATATCTTGAGAGGGAAAAAAGAAAATACAGGGAGGACTTAGAATCAGGCAAGAAGAAAACAATTGACCAACTAAGTGAGAGAGAAAAGCGCAGACGACGCAAAAAGTGGAGGGAGACATACCATACAATCAAAGACAGAAAAAAAGTTCAGCAGTACCTTGTGACCCCTCCAAACACACCCCAACTCTCACCAGAGCAAGCTATAGATCCACAACCAAGAACTTCCAGGTCCAATTTATGAAATTGATATCCATCTGTTTATACAATATAATAACATTAATTTGTAACATCTGAAATATGTAAATAAGTGCTATTTTGACATGTTTCTTCTAGGCAATGTGATCAGGGGCGGAGAAGACGACGAAAAACACTAAAGAACCTTGAAAAACAAATTCATCAACTACAAGGCCTATTGAGGAAACAAACCcagaaaacagaaaaatacaaGAAAAAAGTCCAGCGCATGACAAAGAAAGTCCTAAAAAAGAAGACAAAAGAAACTGAGTCTCCACGCACAAAAGTTAAAAGACAGATGACACAGCTTCCACCAGCAGCCATTCAAAAAACTCTTCTGTTTCATGAGGCTCTGGTGGACGGCATCCGAAACAAATACAGAAAAGCACAGGGGGAAAAAGAAAGGCAAATAATTGCAAAAGTACTAACAGGAAAagtccttaaaaagtacagattgCAACGCTTGGCTCAAAACTCATTAGGATTTTCAAAGAAAAGATGGAGGAATGATGAGAATGTCAACTACAGCTACCAACGGAAGCGGAACAGCAGGGTTCCAGATAGTTTGACAAGTAGAGTGAGAGCTTTCTACACAAGGGATGATGTTAGTCGTATCACAACAGGGAAGAGACAGACCATCACTTGGAAGAAAACTAAAAAGCAGAAACGGTTCCTTTTGGATACCATGAAAAATTTGCACATGAAGTTTTTAGCTGAAGAGCAAAGCTCCATCTCTTACTCACTCTTCTGTTTGCTTCGTCCTTTCTGGGTTATTCATCCAACTCTGAGTGATCGGGACACATGCATGTGCAAGATGCATGAGAATCTGGGTTTTATTGTACAGAAGCTGCACAACTTGAAAGTGATCAGCACTATCAACCTGGAAGATCTTGTGAAAACCATCGCATGTGACACAGAAAACATGAAGTGCATGTATGGAGAATGCTCTGAGTGCAAGAATCTATGCTGCCCAGTCTCCTCCAAGTACAATCCAGAGAGTCAAGAGACATATCTCGAATGGGCAATAGTGGATAAAGAGCATAACAATGACCCCAGTGGCAAAACATCTAAAATCACAATCAAACAAGAATCCCAGGCAACACAAGAAGaacttctggaccagctgaacctgctgctgcatAGGTTTAAGAGACATTCTTATAACATCAAGAATCAGTTTACCCACTACAGGGCACTGAGACAGGGCTTGAAGtcacatgaatgtttaattcacGTTGACTTCTCTGAAAATTACGTCTGCAAGTACAGCACAGAAATACAGGCTGTCCACTTTGGAGCATCACACCAGCAGGCAACACTGCACACAGGTGTGCTTTATGTGAACACATCCTCCTGCCCTATGTCCTTCTGCACAGTGTCCCCCTCAAGACTGAAGGGTCCACCAGCAATCTGGCAGCATTTGTCACCAGTCCTTGATTATGTGCATGTGGCACATCCAGAGGTCTCCACAATCCATTTTTACAGTGATGGCCCATGCACTCAGTATAGACAGCGAgggaattttttcatgttttgtacTGAGCTGTTCAAACAAGGATTCACTGCTGGAACATGGAACTTCTTTGAGGCGAGCCATGGGAAGGGGGCACCAGATGGTGTAGGAGGAGCTCTGAAGAGGAGAGCCGACAGTCTGGTCAGCAAAGGGACAGACATTCCTCATGCTGCCAAATTCTTTGATGTGTTGCAAAAGACAGAAACAACAATTAAGTTGTTTTTTGTCAATGAGGAAGCAGTGGAGAAAGCTGTTCAGGAGATGCCAAATGATGTGCCATCAATTCCCTCCACAATGAGGATACATCAGGTGGTAACCCTTGCCCAAGGAGAACTGACATACAGAGATATCAGCTGCTTGTGCACAACAAGACAAAATCTAACTTGTAAGTGCTTTAATGCAAAGTCTTTCACGTTGGATCATCAACAGGCAGCACTCAGAGCCACAGAAATTATGTGGCAAAGTTCAGACATTGTTGGCAAATGGTGTGTGGTTAAGTATGATGATGACATATACCCAGGTGTCATCACAGATACATCTGAAACACATGTTGAGGTCCGTTGCATGCACAAAATTGGGGTCAACAGGTTTTTCTGGCCAGCGCGCAAAGACCTGCTGTGGTACCTCTTTGAGGACATTTTGTGCATCATCCCACCCCTGAGGCAGGTCACATCTCGCTATATGGCAATTGAAAAGGGGGTCTGGGACCAACTTGACAGTGTGCCTTAGAAAAGGCCACACAAAGCCCCTGTAGCACATGTGCCCCGTGTTCATTGGTCATTCCTGTTACCCTCTGTTCATTCCTGTTACAGCTTGTTCATTTCTGTTACTCAGTTGTTTGTCTGTAAAAAAACGATAAAAATGAACTTATTTTTTCAATCATATTTGTTCCACCATTTATTAAATAGTTTACTGAATTACATTAGAATAAATTTTATTAACTAGAGCCCTGTGTCTCCTTGAAATGAAAAATATGGCTTTTGATCTTTCAAAAAATTACAACTTTTGTATGTTCATGTGAATTTTTTTATAACAAACATTAAATATTTGAACTTAAAACTAacctttttattaaaataaacactTTCTTGAGGGGAAAATGAAGGAATTAGTTGACAGTCTTCTATATGTGCTTTTTAAGAAGTTACATGAGTTTTGGTAACAGGACTGAAAATAAAGCAAACACGTTCATctaaaaaaacatgtaaaaaattaattaaaGGCATTTAAGATTGACCAATGATCATTTGAAATAGTTAAATAAGTGTGTTACTAGATTTACTTTTGAAAATTGCATTAAAACCCAGTTTAATTTGATGCACTTGCATAAAATAAATGGCACCTATTCGGTGGAATTACCCTTCAACAAATGTCCAACTAAACATTGGGAAGCATCGCAAAAGTATAAAGTAAAGAACATCAGTGAATTTCATCCAAAAGAAATGTAAAGAATCAATTTAAATAAGTGAAAATACAAAAGGCTAGTTGGCAAGCCAATCAGTCCCAGTAGCACAGTAGTCATTGAAGTAGCTTTTGGCACATTTGGCAGTGTGTCCTGAACCATAATCTtgatttctgtttaataaatctCATTTGTTGTTTATGCTCACCCCTGTGATGGCTGAATTTCCAGGTCCGTAGAGTAAACCTCTTAATGGGCAATCAATCCCATGTGTAGCCCTGCAGGATAAGCCTGTC
Encoded here:
- the LOC129162105 gene encoding uncharacterized protein isoform X1, yielding MGRPKGAKPPHSAAEKQRLYRARRDADPERRERYLEREKRKYREDLESGKKKTIDQLSEREKRRRRKKWRETYHTIKDRKKVQQYLVTPPNTPQLSPEQAIDPQPRTSRQCDQGRRRRRKTLKNLEKQIHQLQGLLRKQTQKTEKYKKKVQRMTKKVLKKKTKETESPRTKVKRQMTQLPPAAIQKTLLFHEALVDGIRNKYRKAQGEKERQIIAKVLTGKVLKKYRLQRLAQNSLGFSKKRWRNDENVNYSYQRKRNSRVPDSLTSRVRAFYTRDDVSRITTGKRQTITWKKTKKQKRFLLDTMKNLHMKFLAEEQSSISYSLFCLLRPFWVIHPTLSDRDTCMCKMHENLGFIVQKLHNLKVISTINLEDLVKTIACDTENMKCMYGECSECKNLCCPVSSKYNPESQETYLEWAIVDKEHNNDPSGKTSKITIKQESQATQEELLDQLNLLLHRFKRHSYNIKNQFTHYRALRQGLKSHECLIHVDFSENYVCKYSTEIQAVHFGASHQQATLHTGVLYVNTSSCPMSFCTVSPSRLKGPPAIWQHLSPVLDYVHVAHPEVSTIHFYSDGPCTQYRQRGNFFMFCTELFKQGFTAGTWNFFEASHGKGAPDGVGGALKRRADSLVSKGTDIPHAAKFFDVLQKTETTIKLFFVNEEAVEKAVQEMPNDVPSIPSTMRIHQVVTLAQGELTYRDISCLCTTRQNLTCKCFNAKSFTLDHQQAALRATEIMWQSSDIVGKWCVVKYDDDIYPGVITDTSETHVEVRCMHKIGVNRFFWPARKDLLWYLFEDILCIIPPLRQVTSRYMAIEKGVWDQLDSVP
- the LOC129162105 gene encoding uncharacterized protein isoform X2, with translation MTKKVLKKKTKETESPRTKVKRQMTQLPPAAIQKTLLFHEALVDGIRNKYRKAQGEKERQIIAKVLTGKVLKKYRLQRLAQNSLGFSKKRWRNDENVNYSYQRKRNSRVPDSLTSRVRAFYTRDDVSRITTGKRQTITWKKTKKQKRFLLDTMKNLHMKFLAEEQSSISYSLFCLLRPFWVIHPTLSDRDTCMCKMHENLGFIVQKLHNLKVISTINLEDLVKTIACDTENMKCMYGECSECKNLCCPVSSKYNPESQETYLEWAIVDKEHNNDPSGKTSKITIKQESQATQEELLDQLNLLLHRFKRHSYNIKNQFTHYRALRQGLKSHECLIHVDFSENYVCKYSTEIQAVHFGASHQQATLHTGVLYVNTSSCPMSFCTVSPSRLKGPPAIWQHLSPVLDYVHVAHPEVSTIHFYSDGPCTQYRQRGNFFMFCTELFKQGFTAGTWNFFEASHGKGAPDGVGGALKRRADSLVSKGTDIPHAAKFFDVLQKTETTIKLFFVNEEAVEKAVQEMPNDVPSIPSTMRIHQVVTLAQGELTYRDISCLCTTRQNLTCKCFNAKSFTLDHQQAALRATEIMWQSSDIVGKWCVVKYDDDIYPGVITDTSETHVEVRCMHKIGVNRFFWPARKDLLWYLFEDILCIIPPLRQVTSRYMAIEKGVWDQLDSVP